The Perca flavescens isolate YP-PL-M2 chromosome 23, PFLA_1.0, whole genome shotgun sequence genome has a window encoding:
- the braf gene encoding serine/threonine-protein kinase B-raf isoform X2 has protein sequence MAALSSAESPPPVFNGDTAESEPGRERGLEELGAGLDSSCTSGIPGGPQDEEIWNIKQMIKLTQEHLEALLDKFGGEHNPPSIYLEAYEEYTSKLDALQQREQQLLEAMGNGTDFSCSPSAMPALLEVKMGGCGVSGGAQAFPSTPNTLAVLQTPADASRANPRSPQKPIVRVFLPNKQRTVVPARCGMTVRDSLKKALMMRGLIPECCAVYRIQDGEKKPIGWDTDISWLTGEELHVEVLENVPLTTHNFVRKTFFTLAFCDFCRKLLFQGFRCQTCGYKFHQRCSTEVPLMCVNYDQLDLLLVSKFFEHHPFTQEEVSSEGTTPVSEACPSLPPSDSTGSICHATVSPSKSIPIPPSFRPNEEDHRNQFGQRDRSSSAPNVHINTIEPVNIDDLIRDQGLPRSDGGSTTGLSATPPASLPGSLTSVKVPQKSPCQQRERKSSSSSEDRNKMKTLGRRDSSDDWEIPEGQITLGQRIGSGSFGTVFKGKWHGDVAVKMLNVTAPTPQQLQAFKNEVGVLRKTRHVNILLFMGYTTKPQLAIVTQWCEGSSLYHHLHIIETKFEMIKLIDIARQTAQGMDYLHAKSIIHRDLKSNNIFLHEDLTVKIGDFGLATVKSRWSGSHQFEQLSGSILWMAPEVIRLQDKNPYSFQSDVYAFGIVLYELMSGALPYSNINNRDQIIFMVGRGYLSPDLSKVRSNCPKAMKRLMADCLKKKREERPLFPQILASIELLARSLPKIHRSASEPSLNRAGFQTEDFSLYACASPKTPIQAGGYGEFSAFK, from the exons ATCTGGAATATCAAACAGATGATAAAGTTGACACAAGAACACTTAGAGGCCCTTCTGGACAAGTTTGGAGGAGAACACAACCCTCCTTCCATATATCTAGAG GCCTATGAGGAGTACACCAGTAAGCTGGACGCCCTGCAGCAGAGGGAACAGCAGCTGCTGGAGGCCATGGGCAACGGGACGGACTTCTCCTGCTCTCCGTCGGCCATGCCAGCCCTCCTGGAGGTCAAGATGGGAGGCTGTGGGGTTTCAGGGGGGGCTCAGGCCTTTCCCTCAACGCCCAACACCTTGGCTGTGCTGCAGACACCCGCCGACGCCAGCCGAGCCAACCCTCGCTCCCCCCAGAAGCCCATCGTCAGGGTCTTCCTGCCCAACAAACAGAGGACCGTG gtgccGGCCCGCTGTGGGATGACTGTGAGAGACTCGTTGAAGAAGGCTCTCATGATGCGAGGCCTCATCCCAGAGTGCTGTGCAGTCTACAGGATACAGGACGG AGAGAAGAAGCCGATTGGCTGGGACACGGACATCTCCTGGCTGACAGGAGAGGAGTTGCATGTAGAAGTGCTGGAGAATGTGCCGCTCACCACACACAACTTT gtGAGGAAGACCTTCTTCACGCTGGCCTTCTGTGACTTCTGCAGAAAGCTGCTGTTCCAGGGTTTCCGCTGTCAGACCTGTGGCTACAAGTTCCACCAGCGCTGCAGCACCGAGGTTCCTCTCATGTGCGTCAACTACGACCAGCTAGA CTTGTTGCTTGTGTCCAAGTTCTTCGAGCATCACCCGTTCACCCAGGAGGAGGTCTCGTCGGAGGGAACCACCCCTGTGTCCGAGGCCTGTCCATCACTCCCCCCATCCGACTCCACCGG GTCTATATGCCACGCCACTGTGTCCCCGTCCAAGTCCATACCCATCCCACCCAGTTTCCGGCCCAACGAGGAGGACCACCGCAACCAGTTTGGCCAGCGGGACCGCTCGTCCTCCGCCCCCAACGTCCATATCAACACCATCGAGCCGGTCAACATCGAT GACCTGATTCGGGATCAGGGCTTGCCGAGGTCCGATGGAG GCTCCACCACAGGGCTGTCGGCCACGCCCCCCGCCTCTTTACCTGGCTCTCTGACCAGCGTCAAGGTTCCGCAGAAGTCGCCGTGCCAACAGAGGGAGCGCAAATCGTCGTCCTCGTCTGAGGACCGCAATAAGATG AAAACCCTGGGGAGGAGGGACTCGAGCGACGACTGGGAGATCCCCGAGGGCCAGATCACTCTGGGCCAGAGGATCGGCTCTGGCTCCTTTGGAACTGTCTTCAAGGGGAAGTGGCATG GTGACGTCGCAGTGAAGATGTTGAACGTAACAGCTCCCACACCGCAACAGCTCCAGGCCTTCAAGAACGAAGTGGGAGTCCTCAG GAAAACGCGTCATGTGAACATCCTGCTGTTCATGGGCTACACCACCAAGCCTCAGCTGGCCATCGTCACCCAGTGGTGCGAAGGCTCCAGTCTGTACCACCACCTGCACATCATCGAGACCAAGTTTGAGATGATCAAGCTGATTGACATTGCCCGGCAGACCGCTCAGGGCATGGA TTACCTGCACGCCAAATCCATCATCcacagagatctgaagagcaaCA ATATTTTCCTCCACGAGGATCTGACGGTGAAGATCGGGGACTTTGGTCTGGCTACAGTCAAGTCCCGCTGGAGCGGCTCGCACCAGTTTGAACAGCTGTCTGGCTCTATCCTGTGGATG GCTCCGGAGGTGATCCGGCTGCAGGACAAGAACCCCTACAGCTTCCAGTCCGACGTCTACGCGTTCGGCATCGTGCTGTACGAGCTGATGTCAGGAGCACTGCCCTACTCCAACATCAACAACCGAGACCAG ATCATATTTATGGTAGGCCGAGGTTACCTGTCTCCTGACCTCAGCAAGGTGCGCAGCAACTGTCCAAAGGCCATGAAGAGACTGATGGCCGACTGcctgaagaagaagagagaggagcgGCCTCTCTTCCCTCAG ATCTTGGCGTCCATCGAACTGCTGGCTCGCTCCTTACCCAAAATCCACCGCAGCGCCTCGGAGCCTTCACTAAACCGAGCCGGCTTTCAGACGGAGGACTTCAGCTTGTACGCCTGCGCCTCGCCCAAAACCCCCATCCAGGCCGGCGGCTAtg
- the braf gene encoding serine/threonine-protein kinase B-raf isoform X1 has protein sequence MAALSSAESPPPVFNGDTAESEPGRERGLEELGAGLDSSCTSGIPGGPQDEEIWNIKQMIKLTQEHLEALLDKFGGEHNPPSIYLEAYEEYTSKLDALQQREQQLLEAMGNGTDFSCSPSAMPALLEVKMGGCGVSGGAQAFPSTPNTLAVLQTPADASRANPRSPQKPIVRVFLPNKQRTVVPARCGMTVRDSLKKALMMRGLIPECCAVYRIQDGEKKPIGWDTDISWLTGEELHVEVLENVPLTTHNFVRKTFFTLAFCDFCRKLLFQGFRCQTCGYKFHQRCSTEVPLMCVNYDQLDLLLVSKFFEHHPFTQEEVSSEGTTPVSEACPSLPPSDSTGSICHATVSPSKSIPIPPSFRPNEEDHRNQFGQRDRSSSAPNVHINTIEPVNIDDLIRDQGLPRSDGAPPTHPARCLRKHRTRTSSPLLYSYPNDIVFDFEPEPVFRGSTTGLSATPPASLPGSLTSVKVPQKSPCQQRERKSSSSSEDRNKMKTLGRRDSSDDWEIPEGQITLGQRIGSGSFGTVFKGKWHGDVAVKMLNVTAPTPQQLQAFKNEVGVLRKTRHVNILLFMGYTTKPQLAIVTQWCEGSSLYHHLHIIETKFEMIKLIDIARQTAQGMDYLHAKSIIHRDLKSNNIFLHEDLTVKIGDFGLATVKSRWSGSHQFEQLSGSILWMAPEVIRLQDKNPYSFQSDVYAFGIVLYELMSGALPYSNINNRDQIIFMVGRGYLSPDLSKVRSNCPKAMKRLMADCLKKKREERPLFPQILASIELLARSLPKIHRSASEPSLNRAGFQTEDFSLYACASPKTPIQAGGYGEFSAFK, from the exons ATCTGGAATATCAAACAGATGATAAAGTTGACACAAGAACACTTAGAGGCCCTTCTGGACAAGTTTGGAGGAGAACACAACCCTCCTTCCATATATCTAGAG GCCTATGAGGAGTACACCAGTAAGCTGGACGCCCTGCAGCAGAGGGAACAGCAGCTGCTGGAGGCCATGGGCAACGGGACGGACTTCTCCTGCTCTCCGTCGGCCATGCCAGCCCTCCTGGAGGTCAAGATGGGAGGCTGTGGGGTTTCAGGGGGGGCTCAGGCCTTTCCCTCAACGCCCAACACCTTGGCTGTGCTGCAGACACCCGCCGACGCCAGCCGAGCCAACCCTCGCTCCCCCCAGAAGCCCATCGTCAGGGTCTTCCTGCCCAACAAACAGAGGACCGTG gtgccGGCCCGCTGTGGGATGACTGTGAGAGACTCGTTGAAGAAGGCTCTCATGATGCGAGGCCTCATCCCAGAGTGCTGTGCAGTCTACAGGATACAGGACGG AGAGAAGAAGCCGATTGGCTGGGACACGGACATCTCCTGGCTGACAGGAGAGGAGTTGCATGTAGAAGTGCTGGAGAATGTGCCGCTCACCACACACAACTTT gtGAGGAAGACCTTCTTCACGCTGGCCTTCTGTGACTTCTGCAGAAAGCTGCTGTTCCAGGGTTTCCGCTGTCAGACCTGTGGCTACAAGTTCCACCAGCGCTGCAGCACCGAGGTTCCTCTCATGTGCGTCAACTACGACCAGCTAGA CTTGTTGCTTGTGTCCAAGTTCTTCGAGCATCACCCGTTCACCCAGGAGGAGGTCTCGTCGGAGGGAACCACCCCTGTGTCCGAGGCCTGTCCATCACTCCCCCCATCCGACTCCACCGG GTCTATATGCCACGCCACTGTGTCCCCGTCCAAGTCCATACCCATCCCACCCAGTTTCCGGCCCAACGAGGAGGACCACCGCAACCAGTTTGGCCAGCGGGACCGCTCGTCCTCCGCCCCCAACGTCCATATCAACACCATCGAGCCGGTCAACATCGAT GACCTGATTCGGGATCAGGGCTTGCCGAGGTCCGATGGAG CCCCCCCGACCCACCCCGCCCGCTGCTTGAGGAAGCACCGAACACGGACCTCAAGCCCCCTCCTATACTCCTACCCCAATGACATAGTGTTTGATTTTGAGCCCGAGCCTGTTTTCCGAG GCTCCACCACAGGGCTGTCGGCCACGCCCCCCGCCTCTTTACCTGGCTCTCTGACCAGCGTCAAGGTTCCGCAGAAGTCGCCGTGCCAACAGAGGGAGCGCAAATCGTCGTCCTCGTCTGAGGACCGCAATAAGATG AAAACCCTGGGGAGGAGGGACTCGAGCGACGACTGGGAGATCCCCGAGGGCCAGATCACTCTGGGCCAGAGGATCGGCTCTGGCTCCTTTGGAACTGTCTTCAAGGGGAAGTGGCATG GTGACGTCGCAGTGAAGATGTTGAACGTAACAGCTCCCACACCGCAACAGCTCCAGGCCTTCAAGAACGAAGTGGGAGTCCTCAG GAAAACGCGTCATGTGAACATCCTGCTGTTCATGGGCTACACCACCAAGCCTCAGCTGGCCATCGTCACCCAGTGGTGCGAAGGCTCCAGTCTGTACCACCACCTGCACATCATCGAGACCAAGTTTGAGATGATCAAGCTGATTGACATTGCCCGGCAGACCGCTCAGGGCATGGA TTACCTGCACGCCAAATCCATCATCcacagagatctgaagagcaaCA ATATTTTCCTCCACGAGGATCTGACGGTGAAGATCGGGGACTTTGGTCTGGCTACAGTCAAGTCCCGCTGGAGCGGCTCGCACCAGTTTGAACAGCTGTCTGGCTCTATCCTGTGGATG GCTCCGGAGGTGATCCGGCTGCAGGACAAGAACCCCTACAGCTTCCAGTCCGACGTCTACGCGTTCGGCATCGTGCTGTACGAGCTGATGTCAGGAGCACTGCCCTACTCCAACATCAACAACCGAGACCAG ATCATATTTATGGTAGGCCGAGGTTACCTGTCTCCTGACCTCAGCAAGGTGCGCAGCAACTGTCCAAAGGCCATGAAGAGACTGATGGCCGACTGcctgaagaagaagagagaggagcgGCCTCTCTTCCCTCAG ATCTTGGCGTCCATCGAACTGCTGGCTCGCTCCTTACCCAAAATCCACCGCAGCGCCTCGGAGCCTTCACTAAACCGAGCCGGCTTTCAGACGGAGGACTTCAGCTTGTACGCCTGCGCCTCGCCCAAAACCCCCATCCAGGCCGGCGGCTAtg